The following proteins come from a genomic window of Halanaerobiaceae bacterium ANBcell28:
- a CDS encoding serine hydrolase domain-containing protein has protein sequence MVKINKNCCLFKKISCLKLNLISFICCVILLVFIANFSSAATIEASDLEAFLDGVIYSQLDEHNIPGATLSVVKDGELLLSKGYGFANLENRVPVDPDRSLFRPGSVSKLFTWTAVMQVVEQGEIDLNDDINKYLDFKIPEFVSKSSNSETKPITMKHLMTHRPGFEELMENLFVLSEDKMLSLEEYLRENIPERVFPPGEIMAYSNYGSALAGYIVEEISGQSFEDYVEEHILYPLEMYNSTFRQPLPENLAADMTGAYKFLGGEYHKAAFEYIPAAPAGAMSTTASDMAKFMIAHLQNGRYQDTQILDEETAEMMHRQQFTHHPEIDGMALGFIRESFNGEQIISHSGGTTLFYSCLYLIPEHNIGLFVSYSGGTGIEHVKLFQAFMDRYFPKEVTYSPVSNENTQENALSFRGEYHPNRSNFSNLEYLLGIAQRVRIDVNADGYLLANFMGSTDQFVEIEEGLFQNRNTDGTQLINKLAFTNDTEGKTLLVFGGPLSYTIVPWYGSMSVLGLLTLLAIVLFIMTVISWTVSYIRRKLKKEKTKASPWEKAARGLIIAFALTTIIFFIGFIAIFANINPAYGVPDIVFNIYNPVTFYFVLSLPYVLAILTLAIFLFTILIWWKNYWKLGARLYYSLLSLSAFGLLWVLFYTNLI, from the coding sequence ATGGTAAAAATTAATAAAAACTGTTGTTTATTTAAAAAGATTAGCTGCTTAAAACTGAATTTAATTTCTTTTATATGTTGTGTAATTTTACTTGTTTTTATTGCTAACTTTTCAAGTGCAGCAACAATTGAAGCAAGTGATCTAGAGGCTTTTCTGGATGGAGTAATATACAGCCAGTTGGATGAACACAATATACCAGGAGCTACACTTTCAGTAGTCAAAGATGGGGAATTACTTCTTTCTAAAGGATATGGTTTTGCGAATCTGGAAAATCGCGTGCCTGTTGACCCAGATCGCAGCCTCTTCCGTCCAGGCTCTGTTTCCAAACTATTTACCTGGACAGCTGTAATGCAAGTTGTAGAACAGGGTGAAATTGATTTAAATGATGATATTAATAAATATCTAGATTTTAAGATTCCAGAGTTTGTTAGTAAGAGTTCTAATTCTGAAACAAAGCCTATTACTATGAAACATCTTATGACACATAGACCTGGATTTGAAGAGCTTATGGAAAACTTATTTGTTCTTTCCGAGGATAAAATGCTTTCCCTGGAAGAATATCTACGTGAAAATATACCAGAAAGAGTTTTTCCTCCAGGAGAAATTATGGCCTATTCTAATTATGGATCAGCACTAGCAGGATATATTGTAGAAGAAATTTCTGGACAATCTTTTGAGGACTATGTTGAAGAGCATATACTATATCCTCTCGAAATGTATAATAGCACCTTCCGTCAGCCGCTACCAGAAAATCTGGCTGCTGATATGACTGGCGCCTATAAATTTCTAGGAGGAGAATATCACAAGGCTGCTTTTGAATATATACCCGCTGCACCTGCAGGAGCTATGAGCACTACTGCATCAGATATGGCTAAGTTTATGATAGCCCATTTACAAAATGGCAGATATCAAGATACGCAAATATTAGATGAAGAAACTGCTGAGATGATGCATCGTCAGCAGTTTACTCACCATCCAGAAATTGATGGAATGGCTTTAGGTTTTATTAGAGAATCATTTAATGGTGAGCAGATTATAAGTCATAGTGGAGGAACTACACTGTTTTACAGCTGCCTTTATCTGATACCAGAACATAATATAGGTCTTTTCGTATCTTATAGTGGGGGTACGGGTATAGAGCATGTTAAACTATTCCAGGCTTTTATGGATCGATATTTTCCAAAAGAAGTCACTTATTCCCCTGTAAGTAATGAAAACACTCAAGAAAATGCTTTATCATTCAGAGGTGAGTATCACCCTAATCGTAGTAATTTTTCTAACTTAGAATATCTTTTAGGTATAGCTCAGCGAGTAAGAATAGATGTGAATGCTGACGGTTACCTGCTTGCAAACTTCATGGGAAGTACAGATCAGTTTGTGGAAATTGAAGAAGGGCTTTTTCAGAATCGTAATACTGATGGTACTCAGTTAATAAATAAACTGGCTTTTACAAACGACACTGAAGGCAAAACTTTATTAGTATTTGGTGGTCCTTTAAGCTACACTATAGTCCCCTGGTATGGCTCCATGTCTGTACTTGGATTATTAACTCTCTTAGCAATTGTATTATTCATTATGACAGTGATTAGCTGGACAGTATCCTATATAAGAAGAAAGCTGAAAAAAGAAAAAACAAAGGCCTCTCCATGGGAAAAAGCTGCACGTGGACTTATAATAGCTTTTGCCTTAACGACTATTATCTTCTTTATAGGCTTTATTGCTATCTTTGCCAATATAAATCCAGCCTATGGGGTTCCTGATATCGTCTTTAATATCTATAATCCAGTTACATTTTATTTCGTACTTAGCTTACCTTATGTTTTGGCTATTCTTACTCTAGCTATCTTTCTCTTTACAATATTAATATGGTGGAAGAATTACTGGAAACTAGGTGCACG